A single window of Drosophila suzukii chromosome 3, CBGP_Dsuzu_IsoJpt1.0, whole genome shotgun sequence DNA harbors:
- the spz gene encoding protein spaetzle isoform X2, giving the protein MMMMTPMWVTLLKVLVVFLALFTSIVYINIEIMKRQEAELKAAKAEADYKALLACTMKSESGRSGCYHLQYEAKDYDGIIKDLFKITNDEGVVLFNTTTTDSASFMPIPTQRGGTSQSPNRNQKHNQNQSPIPDPNRHYHQYHSLSQSDQDQYFKVQRSPDGKLNLVFNDTFVSLQNVSAEVQSDQPQHLQRHPSDTTYRPPLTPPQPLVNATNRLKPCRNNSSDQLKTFCTEVDDYPNLSKFKVKLEQTYAKFFMNNAQPTDVSSRVGGDPDEMYLCKSNRRLIFPKKGQKSDNTWQLIVNDEEYKQGIQIEECEGDGKPCDFASNFPQHYRPICKQHYIQQTLVSIQGDDVGQGSFKIPSCCKCALKIL; this is encoded by the exons atgatgatgatgacgccTATGTGGGTAACGCTGCTCAAAGTCCTGGTGGTATTTCTCGCCCTATTTACCTCG ATAGTTTATATCAATATCGAAATAATGAAGCGTCAAGAAGCCGAGTTGAAGGCAGCGAAAGCAGAGGCAGACTATAAGGCCCTTTTGGCTTGCACGATGAAATCGGAGTCCGGAAGGTCAGGATGTTACCATTTGCAG TACGAGGCCAAGGATTATGATGGTATCATCAAAGACCTATTTAAAATAACCAATGATGAAGGAGTTGTACTTTTTAAT ACAACGACCACGGACAGTGCATCCTTCATGCCCATACCCACCCAGCGGGGCGGTACGTCCCAGAGTCCGAATCGCAATCAGAAACACAATCAGAATCAGTCCCCGATCCCCGATCCGAACCGCCATTACCATCAGTATCACAGCCTGAGCCAGTCAGATCAAGATCAATACTTCAAAGTGCAGCGCTCCCCGGACGGCAAGCTGAATCTGGTCTTTAACGATACGTTCGTCTCTTTGCAGAATGTGAGTGCCGAGGTGCAGTCGGACCAGCCCCAGCATCTCCAGCGACACCCATCGGACA CCACCTATCGGCCGCCCCTGACACCACCTCAGCCCCTGGTCAATGCCACCAATAGACTGAAGCCCTGCCGAAACAATAGCAGCGATCAGTTGAAGACCTTTTGCACGGAAGTGGACGACTATCCCAATTTGTCAAAGTTCAAAGTCAAGCTGGAGCAAACGTACGCCAAGTTCTTCATGAACAATGCCCAACCCACGGATGTGAGCTCCCGCGTGGGTGGGGACCCCGACGAGATGTACCTCTGCAAGAGCAACAGGAGGCTTATTTTTCCGAAGAAGGGCCAAAAGTCGGACAACACCTGGCAGTTGATCGTCAATGATGAGGAATACAAGCAGGGCATACAGATCGAAGAGTGCGA GGGAGATGGTAAACCCTGTGATTTTGCCAGCAACTTTCCGCAGCACTATCGTCCGATCTGCAAGCAGCACTACATACAGCAGACCCTGGTCAGTATTCAGGGTGACGACGTGGGTCAGGGGTCCTTTAAGATCCCATCCTGCTGCAAGTGCGCCCTGAAAATCCTGTGA
- the spz gene encoding protein spaetzle isoform X1, whose amino-acid sequence MMMMTPMWVTLLKVLVVFLALFTSIVYINIEIMKRQEAELKAAKAEADYKALLACTMKSESGRSGCYHLQYEAKDYDGIIKDLFKITNDEGVVLFNTTTTDSASFMPIPTQRGGTSQSPNRNQKHNQNQSPIPDPNRHYHQYHSLSQSDQDQYFKVQRSPDGKLNLVFNDTFVSLQNVSAEVQSDQPQHLQRHPSDTFVFPDSPLATYRPPLTPPQPLVNATNRLKPCRNNSSDQLKTFCTEVDDYPNLSKFKVKLEQTYAKFFMNNAQPTDVSSRVGGDPDEMYLCKSNRRLIFPKKGQKSDNTWQLIVNDEEYKQGIQIEECEGDGKPCDFASNFPQHYRPICKQHYIQQTLVSIQGDDVGQGSFKIPSCCKCALKIL is encoded by the exons atgatgatgatgacgccTATGTGGGTAACGCTGCTCAAAGTCCTGGTGGTATTTCTCGCCCTATTTACCTCG ATAGTTTATATCAATATCGAAATAATGAAGCGTCAAGAAGCCGAGTTGAAGGCAGCGAAAGCAGAGGCAGACTATAAGGCCCTTTTGGCTTGCACGATGAAATCGGAGTCCGGAAGGTCAGGATGTTACCATTTGCAG TACGAGGCCAAGGATTATGATGGTATCATCAAAGACCTATTTAAAATAACCAATGATGAAGGAGTTGTACTTTTTAAT ACAACGACCACGGACAGTGCATCCTTCATGCCCATACCCACCCAGCGGGGCGGTACGTCCCAGAGTCCGAATCGCAATCAGAAACACAATCAGAATCAGTCCCCGATCCCCGATCCGAACCGCCATTACCATCAGTATCACAGCCTGAGCCAGTCAGATCAAGATCAATACTTCAAAGTGCAGCGCTCCCCGGACGGCAAGCTGAATCTGGTCTTTAACGATACGTTCGTCTCTTTGCAGAATGTGAGTGCCGAGGTGCAGTCGGACCAGCCCCAGCATCTCCAGCGACACCCATCGGACA CCTTTGTCTTCCCCGATTCCCCCCTAGCCACCTATCGGCCGCCCCTGACACCACCTCAGCCCCTGGTCAATGCCACCAATAGACTGAAGCCCTGCCGAAACAATAGCAGCGATCAGTTGAAGACCTTTTGCACGGAAGTGGACGACTATCCCAATTTGTCAAAGTTCAAAGTCAAGCTGGAGCAAACGTACGCCAAGTTCTTCATGAACAATGCCCAACCCACGGATGTGAGCTCCCGCGTGGGTGGGGACCCCGACGAGATGTACCTCTGCAAGAGCAACAGGAGGCTTATTTTTCCGAAGAAGGGCCAAAAGTCGGACAACACCTGGCAGTTGATCGTCAATGATGAGGAATACAAGCAGGGCATACAGATCGAAGAGTGCGA GGGAGATGGTAAACCCTGTGATTTTGCCAGCAACTTTCCGCAGCACTATCGTCCGATCTGCAAGCAGCACTACATACAGCAGACCCTGGTCAGTATTCAGGGTGACGACGTGGGTCAGGGGTCCTTTAAGATCCCATCCTGCTGCAAGTGCGCCCTGAAAATCCTGTGA
- the spz gene encoding protein spaetzle isoform X4, translating to MMMMTPMWVTLLKVLVVFLALFTSIVYINIEIMKRQEAELKAAKAEADYKALLACTMKSESGRSGCYHLQTTTTDSASFMPIPTQRGGTSQSPNRNQKHNQNQSPIPDPNRHYHQYHSLSQSDQDQYFKVQRSPDGKLNLVFNDTFVSLQNVSAEVQSDQPQHLQRHPSDTFVFPDSPLATYRPPLTPPQPLVNATNRLKPCRNNSSDQLKTFCTEVDDYPNLSKFKVKLEQTYAKFFMNNAQPTDVSSRVGGDPDEMYLCKSNRRLIFPKKGQKSDNTWQLIVNDEEYKQGIQIEECEGDGKPCDFASNFPQHYRPICKQHYIQQTLVSIQGDDVGQGSFKIPSCCKCALKIL from the exons atgatgatgatgacgccTATGTGGGTAACGCTGCTCAAAGTCCTGGTGGTATTTCTCGCCCTATTTACCTCG ATAGTTTATATCAATATCGAAATAATGAAGCGTCAAGAAGCCGAGTTGAAGGCAGCGAAAGCAGAGGCAGACTATAAGGCCCTTTTGGCTTGCACGATGAAATCGGAGTCCGGAAGGTCAGGATGTTACCATTTGCAG ACAACGACCACGGACAGTGCATCCTTCATGCCCATACCCACCCAGCGGGGCGGTACGTCCCAGAGTCCGAATCGCAATCAGAAACACAATCAGAATCAGTCCCCGATCCCCGATCCGAACCGCCATTACCATCAGTATCACAGCCTGAGCCAGTCAGATCAAGATCAATACTTCAAAGTGCAGCGCTCCCCGGACGGCAAGCTGAATCTGGTCTTTAACGATACGTTCGTCTCTTTGCAGAATGTGAGTGCCGAGGTGCAGTCGGACCAGCCCCAGCATCTCCAGCGACACCCATCGGACA CCTTTGTCTTCCCCGATTCCCCCCTAGCCACCTATCGGCCGCCCCTGACACCACCTCAGCCCCTGGTCAATGCCACCAATAGACTGAAGCCCTGCCGAAACAATAGCAGCGATCAGTTGAAGACCTTTTGCACGGAAGTGGACGACTATCCCAATTTGTCAAAGTTCAAAGTCAAGCTGGAGCAAACGTACGCCAAGTTCTTCATGAACAATGCCCAACCCACGGATGTGAGCTCCCGCGTGGGTGGGGACCCCGACGAGATGTACCTCTGCAAGAGCAACAGGAGGCTTATTTTTCCGAAGAAGGGCCAAAAGTCGGACAACACCTGGCAGTTGATCGTCAATGATGAGGAATACAAGCAGGGCATACAGATCGAAGAGTGCGA GGGAGATGGTAAACCCTGTGATTTTGCCAGCAACTTTCCGCAGCACTATCGTCCGATCTGCAAGCAGCACTACATACAGCAGACCCTGGTCAGTATTCAGGGTGACGACGTGGGTCAGGGGTCCTTTAAGATCCCATCCTGCTGCAAGTGCGCCCTGAAAATCCTGTGA
- the spz gene encoding protein spaetzle isoform X6 has protein sequence MMMMTPMWVTLLKVLVVFLALFTSYEAKDYDGIIKDLFKITNDEGVVLFNTTTTDSASFMPIPTQRGGTSQSPNRNQKHNQNQSPIPDPNRHYHQYHSLSQSDQDQYFKVQRSPDGKLNLVFNDTFVSLQNVSAEVQSDQPQHLQRHPSDTFVFPDSPLATYRPPLTPPQPLVNATNRLKPCRNNSSDQLKTFCTEVDDYPNLSKFKVKLEQTYAKFFMNNAQPTDVSSRVGGDPDEMYLCKSNRRLIFPKKGQKSDNTWQLIVNDEEYKQGIQIEECEGDGKPCDFASNFPQHYRPICKQHYIQQTLVSIQGDDVGQGSFKIPSCCKCALKIL, from the exons atgatgatgatgacgccTATGTGGGTAACGCTGCTCAAAGTCCTGGTGGTATTTCTCGCCCTATTTACCTCG TACGAGGCCAAGGATTATGATGGTATCATCAAAGACCTATTTAAAATAACCAATGATGAAGGAGTTGTACTTTTTAAT ACAACGACCACGGACAGTGCATCCTTCATGCCCATACCCACCCAGCGGGGCGGTACGTCCCAGAGTCCGAATCGCAATCAGAAACACAATCAGAATCAGTCCCCGATCCCCGATCCGAACCGCCATTACCATCAGTATCACAGCCTGAGCCAGTCAGATCAAGATCAATACTTCAAAGTGCAGCGCTCCCCGGACGGCAAGCTGAATCTGGTCTTTAACGATACGTTCGTCTCTTTGCAGAATGTGAGTGCCGAGGTGCAGTCGGACCAGCCCCAGCATCTCCAGCGACACCCATCGGACA CCTTTGTCTTCCCCGATTCCCCCCTAGCCACCTATCGGCCGCCCCTGACACCACCTCAGCCCCTGGTCAATGCCACCAATAGACTGAAGCCCTGCCGAAACAATAGCAGCGATCAGTTGAAGACCTTTTGCACGGAAGTGGACGACTATCCCAATTTGTCAAAGTTCAAAGTCAAGCTGGAGCAAACGTACGCCAAGTTCTTCATGAACAATGCCCAACCCACGGATGTGAGCTCCCGCGTGGGTGGGGACCCCGACGAGATGTACCTCTGCAAGAGCAACAGGAGGCTTATTTTTCCGAAGAAGGGCCAAAAGTCGGACAACACCTGGCAGTTGATCGTCAATGATGAGGAATACAAGCAGGGCATACAGATCGAAGAGTGCGA GGGAGATGGTAAACCCTGTGATTTTGCCAGCAACTTTCCGCAGCACTATCGTCCGATCTGCAAGCAGCACTACATACAGCAGACCCTGGTCAGTATTCAGGGTGACGACGTGGGTCAGGGGTCCTTTAAGATCCCATCCTGCTGCAAGTGCGCCCTGAAAATCCTGTGA
- the spz gene encoding protein spaetzle isoform X7, whose protein sequence is MMMMTPMWVTLLKVLVVFLALFTSTTTTDSASFMPIPTQRGGTSQSPNRNQKHNQNQSPIPDPNRHYHQYHSLSQSDQDQYFKVQRSPDGKLNLVFNDTFVSLQNVSAEVQSDQPQHLQRHPSDTFVFPDSPLATYRPPLTPPQPLVNATNRLKPCRNNSSDQLKTFCTEVDDYPNLSKFKVKLEQTYAKFFMNNAQPTDVSSRVGGDPDEMYLCKSNRRLIFPKKGQKSDNTWQLIVNDEEYKQGIQIEECEGDGKPCDFASNFPQHYRPICKQHYIQQTLVSIQGDDVGQGSFKIPSCCKCALKIL, encoded by the exons atgatgatgatgacgccTATGTGGGTAACGCTGCTCAAAGTCCTGGTGGTATTTCTCGCCCTATTTACCTCG ACAACGACCACGGACAGTGCATCCTTCATGCCCATACCCACCCAGCGGGGCGGTACGTCCCAGAGTCCGAATCGCAATCAGAAACACAATCAGAATCAGTCCCCGATCCCCGATCCGAACCGCCATTACCATCAGTATCACAGCCTGAGCCAGTCAGATCAAGATCAATACTTCAAAGTGCAGCGCTCCCCGGACGGCAAGCTGAATCTGGTCTTTAACGATACGTTCGTCTCTTTGCAGAATGTGAGTGCCGAGGTGCAGTCGGACCAGCCCCAGCATCTCCAGCGACACCCATCGGACA CCTTTGTCTTCCCCGATTCCCCCCTAGCCACCTATCGGCCGCCCCTGACACCACCTCAGCCCCTGGTCAATGCCACCAATAGACTGAAGCCCTGCCGAAACAATAGCAGCGATCAGTTGAAGACCTTTTGCACGGAAGTGGACGACTATCCCAATTTGTCAAAGTTCAAAGTCAAGCTGGAGCAAACGTACGCCAAGTTCTTCATGAACAATGCCCAACCCACGGATGTGAGCTCCCGCGTGGGTGGGGACCCCGACGAGATGTACCTCTGCAAGAGCAACAGGAGGCTTATTTTTCCGAAGAAGGGCCAAAAGTCGGACAACACCTGGCAGTTGATCGTCAATGATGAGGAATACAAGCAGGGCATACAGATCGAAGAGTGCGA GGGAGATGGTAAACCCTGTGATTTTGCCAGCAACTTTCCGCAGCACTATCGTCCGATCTGCAAGCAGCACTACATACAGCAGACCCTGGTCAGTATTCAGGGTGACGACGTGGGTCAGGGGTCCTTTAAGATCCCATCCTGCTGCAAGTGCGCCCTGAAAATCCTGTGA
- the spz gene encoding protein spaetzle isoform X3 gives MMMMTPMWVTLLKVLVVFLALFTSIVYINIEIMKRQEAELKAAKAEADYKALLACTMKSESGRSGCYHLQYEAKDYDGIIKDLFKITNDEGVVLFNTTTTDSASFMPIPTQRGGTSQSPNRNQKHNQNQSPIPDPNRHYHQYHSLSQSDQDQYFKNVSAEVQSDQPQHLQRHPSDTFVFPDSPLATYRPPLTPPQPLVNATNRLKPCRNNSSDQLKTFCTEVDDYPNLSKFKVKLEQTYAKFFMNNAQPTDVSSRVGGDPDEMYLCKSNRRLIFPKKGQKSDNTWQLIVNDEEYKQGIQIEECEGDGKPCDFASNFPQHYRPICKQHYIQQTLVSIQGDDVGQGSFKIPSCCKCALKIL, from the exons atgatgatgatgacgccTATGTGGGTAACGCTGCTCAAAGTCCTGGTGGTATTTCTCGCCCTATTTACCTCG ATAGTTTATATCAATATCGAAATAATGAAGCGTCAAGAAGCCGAGTTGAAGGCAGCGAAAGCAGAGGCAGACTATAAGGCCCTTTTGGCTTGCACGATGAAATCGGAGTCCGGAAGGTCAGGATGTTACCATTTGCAG TACGAGGCCAAGGATTATGATGGTATCATCAAAGACCTATTTAAAATAACCAATGATGAAGGAGTTGTACTTTTTAAT ACAACGACCACGGACAGTGCATCCTTCATGCCCATACCCACCCAGCGGGGCGGTACGTCCCAGAGTCCGAATCGCAATCAGAAACACAATCAGAATCAGTCCCCGATCCCCGATCCGAACCGCCATTACCATCAGTATCACAGCCTGAGCCAGTCAGATCAAGATCAATACTTCAAA AATGTGAGTGCCGAGGTGCAGTCGGACCAGCCCCAGCATCTCCAGCGACACCCATCGGACA CCTTTGTCTTCCCCGATTCCCCCCTAGCCACCTATCGGCCGCCCCTGACACCACCTCAGCCCCTGGTCAATGCCACCAATAGACTGAAGCCCTGCCGAAACAATAGCAGCGATCAGTTGAAGACCTTTTGCACGGAAGTGGACGACTATCCCAATTTGTCAAAGTTCAAAGTCAAGCTGGAGCAAACGTACGCCAAGTTCTTCATGAACAATGCCCAACCCACGGATGTGAGCTCCCGCGTGGGTGGGGACCCCGACGAGATGTACCTCTGCAAGAGCAACAGGAGGCTTATTTTTCCGAAGAAGGGCCAAAAGTCGGACAACACCTGGCAGTTGATCGTCAATGATGAGGAATACAAGCAGGGCATACAGATCGAAGAGTGCGA GGGAGATGGTAAACCCTGTGATTTTGCCAGCAACTTTCCGCAGCACTATCGTCCGATCTGCAAGCAGCACTACATACAGCAGACCCTGGTCAGTATTCAGGGTGACGACGTGGGTCAGGGGTCCTTTAAGATCCCATCCTGCTGCAAGTGCGCCCTGAAAATCCTGTGA
- the spz gene encoding protein spaetzle isoform X5 encodes MMMMTPMWVTLLKVLVVFLALFTSIVYINIEIMKRQEAELKAAKAEADYKALLACTMKSESGRSGCYHLQYEAKDYDGIIKDLFKITNDEGVVLFNTTTTDSASFMPIPTQRGGTSQSPNRNQKHNQNQSPIPDPNRHYHQYHSLSQSDQDQYFKNVSAEVQSDQPQHLQRHPSDTTYRPPLTPPQPLVNATNRLKPCRNNSSDQLKTFCTEVDDYPNLSKFKVKLEQTYAKFFMNNAQPTDVSSRVGGDPDEMYLCKSNRRLIFPKKGQKSDNTWQLIVNDEEYKQGIQIEECEGDGKPCDFASNFPQHYRPICKQHYIQQTLVSIQGDDVGQGSFKIPSCCKCALKIL; translated from the exons atgatgatgatgacgccTATGTGGGTAACGCTGCTCAAAGTCCTGGTGGTATTTCTCGCCCTATTTACCTCG ATAGTTTATATCAATATCGAAATAATGAAGCGTCAAGAAGCCGAGTTGAAGGCAGCGAAAGCAGAGGCAGACTATAAGGCCCTTTTGGCTTGCACGATGAAATCGGAGTCCGGAAGGTCAGGATGTTACCATTTGCAG TACGAGGCCAAGGATTATGATGGTATCATCAAAGACCTATTTAAAATAACCAATGATGAAGGAGTTGTACTTTTTAAT ACAACGACCACGGACAGTGCATCCTTCATGCCCATACCCACCCAGCGGGGCGGTACGTCCCAGAGTCCGAATCGCAATCAGAAACACAATCAGAATCAGTCCCCGATCCCCGATCCGAACCGCCATTACCATCAGTATCACAGCCTGAGCCAGTCAGATCAAGATCAATACTTCAAA AATGTGAGTGCCGAGGTGCAGTCGGACCAGCCCCAGCATCTCCAGCGACACCCATCGGACA CCACCTATCGGCCGCCCCTGACACCACCTCAGCCCCTGGTCAATGCCACCAATAGACTGAAGCCCTGCCGAAACAATAGCAGCGATCAGTTGAAGACCTTTTGCACGGAAGTGGACGACTATCCCAATTTGTCAAAGTTCAAAGTCAAGCTGGAGCAAACGTACGCCAAGTTCTTCATGAACAATGCCCAACCCACGGATGTGAGCTCCCGCGTGGGTGGGGACCCCGACGAGATGTACCTCTGCAAGAGCAACAGGAGGCTTATTTTTCCGAAGAAGGGCCAAAAGTCGGACAACACCTGGCAGTTGATCGTCAATGATGAGGAATACAAGCAGGGCATACAGATCGAAGAGTGCGA GGGAGATGGTAAACCCTGTGATTTTGCCAGCAACTTTCCGCAGCACTATCGTCCGATCTGCAAGCAGCACTACATACAGCAGACCCTGGTCAGTATTCAGGGTGACGACGTGGGTCAGGGGTCCTTTAAGATCCCATCCTGCTGCAAGTGCGCCCTGAAAATCCTGTGA
- the spz gene encoding protein spaetzle isoform X10, producing MMMMTPMWVTLLKVLVVFLALFTSTTTTDSASFMPIPTQRGGTSQSPNRNQKHNQNQSPIPDPNRHYHQYHSLSQSDQDQYFKNVSAEVQSDQPQHLQRHPSDTFVFPDSPLATYRPPLTPPQPLVNATNRLKPCRNNSSDQLKTFCTEVDDYPNLSKFKVKLEQTYAKFFMNNAQPTDVSSRVGGDPDEMYLCKSNRRLIFPKKGQKSDNTWQLIVNDEEYKQGIQIEECEGDGKPCDFASNFPQHYRPICKQHYIQQTLVSIQGDDVGQGSFKIPSCCKCALKIL from the exons atgatgatgatgacgccTATGTGGGTAACGCTGCTCAAAGTCCTGGTGGTATTTCTCGCCCTATTTACCTCG ACAACGACCACGGACAGTGCATCCTTCATGCCCATACCCACCCAGCGGGGCGGTACGTCCCAGAGTCCGAATCGCAATCAGAAACACAATCAGAATCAGTCCCCGATCCCCGATCCGAACCGCCATTACCATCAGTATCACAGCCTGAGCCAGTCAGATCAAGATCAATACTTCAAA AATGTGAGTGCCGAGGTGCAGTCGGACCAGCCCCAGCATCTCCAGCGACACCCATCGGACA CCTTTGTCTTCCCCGATTCCCCCCTAGCCACCTATCGGCCGCCCCTGACACCACCTCAGCCCCTGGTCAATGCCACCAATAGACTGAAGCCCTGCCGAAACAATAGCAGCGATCAGTTGAAGACCTTTTGCACGGAAGTGGACGACTATCCCAATTTGTCAAAGTTCAAAGTCAAGCTGGAGCAAACGTACGCCAAGTTCTTCATGAACAATGCCCAACCCACGGATGTGAGCTCCCGCGTGGGTGGGGACCCCGACGAGATGTACCTCTGCAAGAGCAACAGGAGGCTTATTTTTCCGAAGAAGGGCCAAAAGTCGGACAACACCTGGCAGTTGATCGTCAATGATGAGGAATACAAGCAGGGCATACAGATCGAAGAGTGCGA GGGAGATGGTAAACCCTGTGATTTTGCCAGCAACTTTCCGCAGCACTATCGTCCGATCTGCAAGCAGCACTACATACAGCAGACCCTGGTCAGTATTCAGGGTGACGACGTGGGTCAGGGGTCCTTTAAGATCCCATCCTGCTGCAAGTGCGCCCTGAAAATCCTGTGA
- the spz gene encoding protein spaetzle isoform X11, translating into MMMMTPMWVTLLKVLVVFLALFTSTTTTDSASFMPIPTQRGGTSQSPNRNQKHNQNQSPIPDPNRHYHQYHSLSQSDQDQYFKNVSAEVQSDQPQHLQRHPSDTTYRPPLTPPQPLVNATNRLKPCRNNSSDQLKTFCTEVDDYPNLSKFKVKLEQTYAKFFMNNAQPTDVSSRVGGDPDEMYLCKSNRRLIFPKKGQKSDNTWQLIVNDEEYKQGIQIEECEGDGKPCDFASNFPQHYRPICKQHYIQQTLVSIQGDDVGQGSFKIPSCCKCALKIL; encoded by the exons atgatgatgatgacgccTATGTGGGTAACGCTGCTCAAAGTCCTGGTGGTATTTCTCGCCCTATTTACCTCG ACAACGACCACGGACAGTGCATCCTTCATGCCCATACCCACCCAGCGGGGCGGTACGTCCCAGAGTCCGAATCGCAATCAGAAACACAATCAGAATCAGTCCCCGATCCCCGATCCGAACCGCCATTACCATCAGTATCACAGCCTGAGCCAGTCAGATCAAGATCAATACTTCAAA AATGTGAGTGCCGAGGTGCAGTCGGACCAGCCCCAGCATCTCCAGCGACACCCATCGGACA CCACCTATCGGCCGCCCCTGACACCACCTCAGCCCCTGGTCAATGCCACCAATAGACTGAAGCCCTGCCGAAACAATAGCAGCGATCAGTTGAAGACCTTTTGCACGGAAGTGGACGACTATCCCAATTTGTCAAAGTTCAAAGTCAAGCTGGAGCAAACGTACGCCAAGTTCTTCATGAACAATGCCCAACCCACGGATGTGAGCTCCCGCGTGGGTGGGGACCCCGACGAGATGTACCTCTGCAAGAGCAACAGGAGGCTTATTTTTCCGAAGAAGGGCCAAAAGTCGGACAACACCTGGCAGTTGATCGTCAATGATGAGGAATACAAGCAGGGCATACAGATCGAAGAGTGCGA GGGAGATGGTAAACCCTGTGATTTTGCCAGCAACTTTCCGCAGCACTATCGTCCGATCTGCAAGCAGCACTACATACAGCAGACCCTGGTCAGTATTCAGGGTGACGACGTGGGTCAGGGGTCCTTTAAGATCCCATCCTGCTGCAAGTGCGCCCTGAAAATCCTGTGA
- the spz gene encoding protein spaetzle isoform X8 — translation MMMMTPMWVTLLKVLVVFLALFTSIVYINIEIMKRQEAELKAAKAEADYKALLACTMKSESGRSGCYHLQYEAKDYDGIIKDLFKITNDEGVVLFNNVSAEVQSDQPQHLQRHPSDTFVFPDSPLATYRPPLTPPQPLVNATNRLKPCRNNSSDQLKTFCTEVDDYPNLSKFKVKLEQTYAKFFMNNAQPTDVSSRVGGDPDEMYLCKSNRRLIFPKKGQKSDNTWQLIVNDEEYKQGIQIEECEGDGKPCDFASNFPQHYRPICKQHYIQQTLVSIQGDDVGQGSFKIPSCCKCALKIL, via the exons atgatgatgatgacgccTATGTGGGTAACGCTGCTCAAAGTCCTGGTGGTATTTCTCGCCCTATTTACCTCG ATAGTTTATATCAATATCGAAATAATGAAGCGTCAAGAAGCCGAGTTGAAGGCAGCGAAAGCAGAGGCAGACTATAAGGCCCTTTTGGCTTGCACGATGAAATCGGAGTCCGGAAGGTCAGGATGTTACCATTTGCAG TACGAGGCCAAGGATTATGATGGTATCATCAAAGACCTATTTAAAATAACCAATGATGAAGGAGTTGTACTTTTTAAT AATGTGAGTGCCGAGGTGCAGTCGGACCAGCCCCAGCATCTCCAGCGACACCCATCGGACA CCTTTGTCTTCCCCGATTCCCCCCTAGCCACCTATCGGCCGCCCCTGACACCACCTCAGCCCCTGGTCAATGCCACCAATAGACTGAAGCCCTGCCGAAACAATAGCAGCGATCAGTTGAAGACCTTTTGCACGGAAGTGGACGACTATCCCAATTTGTCAAAGTTCAAAGTCAAGCTGGAGCAAACGTACGCCAAGTTCTTCATGAACAATGCCCAACCCACGGATGTGAGCTCCCGCGTGGGTGGGGACCCCGACGAGATGTACCTCTGCAAGAGCAACAGGAGGCTTATTTTTCCGAAGAAGGGCCAAAAGTCGGACAACACCTGGCAGTTGATCGTCAATGATGAGGAATACAAGCAGGGCATACAGATCGAAGAGTGCGA GGGAGATGGTAAACCCTGTGATTTTGCCAGCAACTTTCCGCAGCACTATCGTCCGATCTGCAAGCAGCACTACATACAGCAGACCCTGGTCAGTATTCAGGGTGACGACGTGGGTCAGGGGTCCTTTAAGATCCCATCCTGCTGCAAGTGCGCCCTGAAAATCCTGTGA
- the spz gene encoding protein spaetzle isoform X14: MMMMTPMWVTLLKVLVVFLALFTSNVSAEVQSDQPQHLQRHPSDTFVFPDSPLATYRPPLTPPQPLVNATNRLKPCRNNSSDQLKTFCTEVDDYPNLSKFKVKLEQTYAKFFMNNAQPTDVSSRVGGDPDEMYLCKSNRRLIFPKKGQKSDNTWQLIVNDEEYKQGIQIEECEGDGKPCDFASNFPQHYRPICKQHYIQQTLVSIQGDDVGQGSFKIPSCCKCALKIL; the protein is encoded by the exons atgatgatgatgacgccTATGTGGGTAACGCTGCTCAAAGTCCTGGTGGTATTTCTCGCCCTATTTACCTCG AATGTGAGTGCCGAGGTGCAGTCGGACCAGCCCCAGCATCTCCAGCGACACCCATCGGACA CCTTTGTCTTCCCCGATTCCCCCCTAGCCACCTATCGGCCGCCCCTGACACCACCTCAGCCCCTGGTCAATGCCACCAATAGACTGAAGCCCTGCCGAAACAATAGCAGCGATCAGTTGAAGACCTTTTGCACGGAAGTGGACGACTATCCCAATTTGTCAAAGTTCAAAGTCAAGCTGGAGCAAACGTACGCCAAGTTCTTCATGAACAATGCCCAACCCACGGATGTGAGCTCCCGCGTGGGTGGGGACCCCGACGAGATGTACCTCTGCAAGAGCAACAGGAGGCTTATTTTTCCGAAGAAGGGCCAAAAGTCGGACAACACCTGGCAGTTGATCGTCAATGATGAGGAATACAAGCAGGGCATACAGATCGAAGAGTGCGA GGGAGATGGTAAACCCTGTGATTTTGCCAGCAACTTTCCGCAGCACTATCGTCCGATCTGCAAGCAGCACTACATACAGCAGACCCTGGTCAGTATTCAGGGTGACGACGTGGGTCAGGGGTCCTTTAAGATCCCATCCTGCTGCAAGTGCGCCCTGAAAATCCTGTGA